The Papaver somniferum cultivar HN1 chromosome 3, ASM357369v1, whole genome shotgun sequence genome includes a region encoding these proteins:
- the LOC113356780 gene encoding RNA polymerase I-specific transcription initiation factor RRN3-like: protein MGMELEGDMEEYIDTGEIEYDDSDVVAHIRGILLKVAEGGKSEYHDLVGKLNQPGRDPDEVASLVMCLKGLSGAVAFIDIVRHETLLQAILGMSMWKYSPDVLDVLVDLIIRLATSGGEFLDSSLEMLVTNFTPPFKIDLDTPRGVVKKEQVLDRVHSALINITELVPLVPMRLVSILLYRMPHTNADEQMMALYAESMLRLECGPIGEFVGSTMLFALVDRLVELDVEIEWDDIEQSESNKGIFHMELEDIDGEDNGYGLAKTIKLAQNLDMTNEIARRLVYLKKYSQNLDYLLVLIFQHLKSCAENGRLAKVFPTLLQSFHDTVLNTQKSKFAQFFMFYACSLDPEECGLSFLFMLRDVFLCNTRIPLTRMSSVAYLASYLSRAKFLEGHIIASTLQGLVNWCVEYCQFVGAEEKTLNPEAHRLFYSGCQAIIYVLCFRMKEMLDDPDQKSIILGFPLQRIFRDPLDPLKVCLPLVVDEFLKQARAASLITTSENFLFKNLLESDLSKAFGGVERLDMFFPFDPCLLKRSERFIKPIFLHWSDVVPPYDDEEDLEEQLGDEVDDHLSDDDIEDSMNKMSITPKSSLKFSMGLKSMPAKIRPSTSPV from the exons ATGGGGATGGAATTAGAGGGAGATATGGAAGAATATATCGATACAGGAGAAATTGAATACGATGATTCGGATGTGGTCGCACATATTCGTGGTATCCTATTAAAAGTTGCTGAG GGTGGGAAAAGCGAGTATCATGATTTGGTTGGGAAATTGAACCAGCCCGGAAGGGATCCTGATGAAGTGGCGTCGCTTGTG ATGTGTTTAAAGGGTTTATCTGGAGCAGTTGCGTTTATTGATATTGTTCGGCATGAGACTCTTCTGCAAGCT ATTCTCGGGATGAGTATGTGGAAGTATAGTCCTGATGTTTTGGATGTGTTGGTGGACCTGATTATACGTTTG GCTACTTCTGGTGGAGAATTTCTTGACTCGTCTTTGGAAATGCTTGTTACCAATTTTACACCGCCTTTTAAAATAGATCTGGATACACCTCGTGGCGTTGTAAAAAAGGAACAAGTGCTTGATCGGGTGCATTCAGCATTGATAAACATCACCGAGCTGGTGCCTCTTGTACCTATGAGATTAGTGTCCATACTTCTTTACCGGATGCCTCACACTAACGCTGATGAACAG ATGATGGCATTATATGCGGAGAGCATGTTAAGGCTTGAGTGTGGTCCAATTGGAGAATTTGTTGGAAGTACGATGCTATTTGCATTGGTGGATAGGCTTGTAGAATTAGAT GTGGAAATAGAATGGGACGATATTGAGCAAAGTGAATCAAATAAGGGCATATTTCATATGGAACTAGAAGATATAGACGGCGAAGACAATGGTTATGGG CTTGCGAAAACAATTAAGCTTGCTCAGAATTTGGATATGACAAATGAGATTGCTAGGAGGCTGGTTTACCTTAAAAAGTACTCACAGAATCTGGATTACTTGTTGGTACTCATATTTCAACATCTCAAATCTTGTGCTGAAAATGGTCGTTTGGCGAAG GTGTTCCCGACACTTCTCCAGTCCTTCCATGATACTGTTCTGAATACCCAGAAATCGAAGTTTGCCCAG tttttcatgttctatgcctgCTCATTAGATCCTGAAGAGTGCGGTTTGAGCTTTCTGTTTATGCTTAGAGATGTTTTTTTATGCAATACCAGAATTCCACTCACCAG GATGAGTTCAGTTGCTTATCTAGCTAGTTATCTGTCTCGAGCTAAATTTCTTGAAGGGCATATCATCGCTAGCACATTACAAGG GCTAGTAAATTGGTGCGTCGAATACTGTCAGTTTGTTGGTGCTGAAGAGAAAACATTAAACCCGGAAGCACATAGACTTTTTTATTCTGGATGCCAG GCCATCATATACGTGCTCTGCTTCCGTATGAAGGAAATGTTGGATGATCCTGATCAAAAATCGATAATTTTAGGATTTCCTCTACAACGTATTTTCCGAGACCCTTTGGATCCATTGAAG GTCTGTCTGCCTTTAGTTGTGGATGAATTTCTGAAGCAGGCAAGAGCTGCTTCTCTGATTACGACatctgaaaattttctttttaaGAACTTGCTTGAGTCGGATCTTTCAAAGGCTTTTGGTGGAGTGGAAAGACTTGATATGTTTTTTCCTTTTGACCCATGTCTATTGAAAAGAAGCGAGAG atttaTCAAACCAATCTTTCTGCACTGGTCGGATGTTGTCCCTCCATATGATGACGAAGAAGATTTGGAGGAGCAACTTGGTGACGAGGTTGATGATCATTTGTCAGATGATGATATTGAGGACTCCATGAATAAAATGTCAATTACTCCCAAGAGTTCCTTAAAATTCAGTATGGGCCTCAAGAGTATGCCTGCCAAAATCAGACCTTCAACAAGTCCAGTGTGA